The Musa acuminata AAA Group cultivar baxijiao chromosome BXJ1-3, Cavendish_Baxijiao_AAA, whole genome shotgun sequence genome window below encodes:
- the LOC135633169 gene encoding uncharacterized membrane protein At1g16860-like: protein MGSRFLSHQLSNGLYVSGRPEPPKEKPLSMSSAAMPYTGGDIKKSGELGKMFDLHVEKSRKSGPLNVPLKSTSFGGAASQSGPIMPNSSSRSSYSGSLSSAVPGSGPSLVTGGSNRQKSNSGPLKHGDVVKKSSGPQSGGVIPMARQNSGPLPPVLPATGLITSGPISSGPLNSSGAPRKVSGPLESAGSMKLHSTFIVHNQAVTKLSQDDGYSFSGSLPKLFLWCVGLLFIMGFIAGGFILGAVHNAILLIVVLVIFGVVATLCIWNICYGRQAMIRFIARYPDAELRTAKDGQYVKVSGVVTCGNVPLESSFHKVPRCVYTSTSLYEYRGLDSKTANSQHHRFTWGLRSLERNVVDFYISDFQSGLRALVKTGDGASVTPYVDESIVIDINSEKDLSPEYLRWLRKRNLSHGDCVMQLKEGYIKEGSTVSVMGVVKRNDNVLMIVPPSESFSTGCQWAKCILPASLEGIVLRCEDTSKIDVIPV from the exons ATGGGTTCCAGATTTCTATCACATCAACTCAGCAATGGATTGTATGTTTCAGGCCGGCCTGAGCCACCAAAAGAAAAACCTCTATCAATGAGCTCCGCAGCCATGCCATATACAGGAGGAGATATAAAAAAATCAGGAGAGCTTGGAAAGATGTTTGATCTGCATGTGGAGAAGTCGAGAAAATCTGGACCTCTTAATGTTCCTCTTAAGAGTACATCTTTTGGAGGTGCTGCTTCCCAGTCAGGCCCTATCATGCCTAATTCCTCTAGCCGGTCTAGCTATTCTGGTTCACTCTCTTCTGCAGTTCCTGGTTCCGGTCCTTCACTAGTAACTGGAGGCTCCAACAGACAGAAGTCTAATTCTGGGCCACTTAAACATGGGGATGTTGTTAAGAAGTCATCTGGTCCTCAATCTGGAGGGGTCATCCCAATGGCTCGCCAGAATTCTGGTCCACTTCCACCAGTGCTTCCAGCTACAGGGCTTATCACATCTGGGCCAATTTCATCTGGGCCTCTTAACTCATCAGGTGCCCCTCGAAAAGTATCTGGCCCTCTGGAATCTGCTGGATCTATGAAGCTGCATAGCACCTTTATTGTTCATAACCAGGCTGTTACGAAGCTCAGCCAGGATGATGGCTATTCATTTAGTGGGAGCTTGCCCAAACTGTTCTTGTGGTGTGTGGGTTTGTTGTTCATAATGGGGTTTATTGCCGGTGGCTTCATTCTTGGTGCTGTTCACAATGCCATACTTCTCATAGTTGTTCTAGTTATATTTGGAGTTGTTGCTACACTTTGTATTTGGAATATTTGTTATGGAAGGCAAGCGATGATAAGATTCATTGCTCGTTATCCTGATGCCGAGCTGAGAACTGCAAAAGACGGGCAATACGTAAAAGTCTCTGGG GTTGTTACATGTggcaatgtccctcttgagtcaTCATTCCACAAGGTTCCTAGATGTGTGTACACATCTACTAGCTTATATGAATACAGGGGCTTGGACTCGAAGACTGCCAATTCCCAGCATCATCGTTTTACTTGGGGATTGAGGTCATTGGAG AGGAATGTGGTCGACTTTTATATCTCTGATTTCCAATCTGGGTTAAGAGCTTTGGTAAAAACTGGTGATGGTGCTAGTGtaaccccatatgttgatgagtcTATTGTTATTGACATCAACTCAGAAAAGGACTTGTCTCCAGAATATCTCAGATGGTTGCGGAAAAGGAACCTTTCTCATGGGGATTGTGTGATGCAGCTGAAAGAAGG CTACATCAAAGAGGGCAGCACAGTTAGTGTGATGGGGGTTGTCAAAAGGAATGACAATGTTCTGATGATAGTTCCACCTTCTGAGTCATTTTCTACTGGATGCCAGTGGGCTAAGTGTATACTTCCAGCAAGCCTTGAAGGAATTGTGTTGAGATGTGAGGACACTTCAAAAATTGATGTGATACCAGTTTAG